A region of Melitaea cinxia chromosome 15, ilMelCinx1.1, whole genome shotgun sequence DNA encodes the following proteins:
- the LOC123660729 gene encoding 39S ribosomal protein L41, mitochondrial, which produces MSKSTAFINLIIKRNISLTTPREGKRNFRKFVIPNKRGSRLHKQNQAGPNPELEIDKRGVRDVGYVLNGRFVSVPEMIPELIVPDLKDCELKPYVSYKAEDVIQSEFTAQQLFDAVYSKKIVTDFKENKLSEEGLPLEPSEEEKLQPEEAIQRAKRTGSDIF; this is translated from the coding sequence atgtcTAAATCTACTGCATTcattaacttaataataaaaagaaatatttcactTACCACACCCCGTGAAGGAAAACGCAATTTCCGAAAATTTGTAATACCTAATAAAAGAGGCAGCAGATTGCATAAACAGAACCAAGCTGGTCCAAATCCTGAACTGGAGATCGACAAACGGGGCGTCCGTGATGTAGGATATGTGTTAAACGGGCGCTTCGTCTCTGTACCAGAAATGATACCCGAGCTTATTGTTCCTGATTTGAAGGACTGCGAACTGAAACCCTATGTCTCATACAAAGCAGAAGATGTTATCCAAAGCGAGTTTACCGCGCAACAACTATTTGATGCTGTGTATAGCAAAAAAATTGTAACGGActttaaagaaaataagttATCTGAAGAAGGGTTACCCCTAGAACCATCTGAGGAAGAAAAATTGCAACCAGAAGAAGCCATACAAAGAGCTAAACGAACAGGCTCGGATATATTTTAG